The Fibrobacter sp. genomic interval GACCTTCGCCTTTGATGCAAATGCAAACGGTGGCATGGTCTACTATGTTGGCGACAAGGTTTCTAGCGTAACCTACGATATTGCCGATGGTGAAACCGCCCTGCCGGCAAACCTGTACCAGGTTGGCTCTAAGCTGGTTGGCTGGTCCTTCGACCAGAATGCAGAAACCGGCATGGTCAACTTTGATAACGACTTCATTGCCGCCTACAACGCAGCAACTACCGAAGAAGACGGCGCTCCCACCAAGCTGTACGCAGTTTGGAGCGAAGTCAAGGTTCCCACGGTTGTTATCAAGAATGCTGATACCGAAAAGGGTACGCTCAATGTAATTCCCTATGGCTATACCGAATGGATGCCGGTGCCTGCCGATGGCCTGGAAATCCCGATGGTCGACGGTGGCCTCTCCTTCGAGGTTAAATTCGCCGCCGCCGAAGGCTACGCCATGGCTGCCGACCTGGTTGCCTACGACCAGATGGGCAAGGAAATGGCAGGCTACATCGTTGACGGTGTAATGACCGTTGCCGAGAACGTGGTTATCAAGGGCGTTGACGCTGTCAATGATTACAGCATCAAGTTCGTGGTGGCAACTACCGATAACGATATCTACTTTGCTTCCGACTGGGAATCCGCCGGCGAATTCAACGTGACCGACAAGAGCACCTTGCCGAATAACGTTGCCCGCTCTGGCTATGTCCTTGCCGGCTGGGCCTTGACTCCGGATGCTGAAAGCGGCATCATGACCTTGACTGGCGACTTTGCAAAGGATTTGTCTGCCGAAGAAGAAAACAGCCTCTACCCGGTATGGGAAGCTAACGAAGCTTCTGTCTACGTCATTGCCTCCAACAACCTGGAAGCAGGTACCCTGACCCTGAGCCAGACCGTAGAAGGAAATACCTACGATCACGAAGTTCCGGCAGAAGGCCTCAAGGTTCCTGCAATAAAGAACCTTGTGCTTGACGTAAGCTTTGCAACTTCCGTGGGCTACAGCCTGAACGCTACTTCCGCATTCTACACCGTGGATGCCGAAGGCAACGCCCTTGCCGCCCTGAAGAGCGGAACCCTGACTGTGGATGGCGACGCTATCATCCAGGCTCCTGTCTTTGCTGAAACTTACGAATTCGCCTTCAGAGTCAACTCCGGCGACCAGCGCGTGTTCTATGGCCGTACCTGGTTCGAAGACAAGTCCTATGACCTGACCATGGAAGAAGCCGATCGCAAGTTCTCTGGCGATATCTACCGCACCGACTCCTGCTTCGTTGGCTGGACGTTCGAAGAAAACGGTACTGAATACTTCAACGAATTCAATGCTGCATTCCTGAATGCCGCAGTAGAATACAATGTTGCTCCTGGCGTTCTCAAGGATCTGTATGCCGTGTGGTCCGAAGACTGCGGCGAACAGAAGAATGTGACCGTCAAGCTGGCTAACGCTGATGCAGGTATCATCACCTTGACTCAGAGCGTCAGCAAGACTTCCTGGAATGTGGATCTGGACGAAACGGGTCTTGAAATTCCGGCAGTCAAAGGCATTGACTTTACTGTTGCAATTGAAATCAATGCAGGTTATACCGCCGACGGTGACTGGGCCTACTACATGATCGTAGACGAAAAGCAGGAACTGGTTGGCGACAAGTTCGTTGTGGAACCCTCTCTGCCGGAAGTCATGTTGCTGAATGTCCCGGCTGTGGAAGATCCGTCTGTTGAATTTGCCTTCGACGCAAACGCTGGCTCTGCCAACGTATTCTATGGCGCCGACTGGAGAGCAAGTGGCTCCTTCTACCTGGGCTGCGACATTCCTGAATTCCCGAAGGATGTCTATCGTACCGATTCCGTTTGGAAGGGTTGGGCTTTCACTGCTAACGGCAGCGAAACCTTCACCAAGTTCGACATCTCCTTCATTAAGGCTATGAGAGCCGCCAAGGATCTGGGCCTGAATACAAAGACCCTGTATGCAATCTGGACCGCTCCGGAAGTTGAAATCGAAACAGTTGATGTTTCCGTCTCCTTCAAGAATGCTTCCAGTGGCAAGATTACCTTGAGCCAGATGGTTGATGAATATAACGAAGTAAAGACCGAGTACGACTTGACCTCCGGTCAGAAGCTTGCCGTGCCTGTTGTGGAAGGCGGCCTGGTATTTAACGCCAACGCAACCACAACCGATGGCTTCGATCTGGAAGGCGATTATCCCATTGTTCTGATGGATGCCCAGGGCGTTGAACTGGATTCCATCGCAAACGATGGTACTGTCACTATCTCCGCTGCAACAAACGTTGCCGTAAAGGTTTACGCACCGGACGAATACATTTTCCTGGATGTAAACGTGGCTGCCGATGTCAACCTGTTCTTCGACTCCGATTGGGTTGATTACGTTATCGCCGATGTGGATAGCAATAACGCCTTGCCCATGAACCTCTACCGTGGCGATGCCGTACTTGCTGGCTGGGCTCTGACCGCAGATGCTTCCGTATCTGACGCAGTTCAGGAATTCAGCGCCGACATGCTTAAGAAGATGGTGGAACAGAATGAGTACAAGCTCTATGCAGTTTGGAAGTCTGGTAACGACAATATTTACGTAGTAACCAACACCGATGCAGACAAGGGCTCCATGACCTTGACCCGTATGGTTGGTGACGACAGCTATGAATACGAAGTTCCCTCCGCCGGTCTGAAGATTCCTGCGGAAGTAGCCAACGACCTGTATGTTCCGGCATTCACTCTGACCGCTATCGGTTACGAATGGAATGACGGCGCTTACAAGGCTGTGGTTGGAACCGAAGAAACTGCAATTCCGGAAGCAGGCTTCAAGATTGAAAGCGATGTCGCAATCGCCGCTCCGATTTCTCAGCTTGGCTTTGAAATCGTCTTCGATTCCTACATTCCTGATGACCGCGTGTTCTTTGGCAAGAACTGGACGAATCGTGCTATCGACATGACCTTTGATGTAGGTTTCGCTTCTAAGTTCCCCATGGACATCTACCGCGTTGGCTACTGCCTGGAAGGTTGGACCATTAATCCGAATGCTACGGAAGACGAGCCTGTATTTACAGAGTTCAGCGAAGACTTTGTAAAGGCCGCTCTTGAAACCTACGCAGACGATTATGCTGGAAAGGTCTATACCAAGTGGGCTGCCTGTGAAAATGAAACCTACCGCATTTCTGCTGATGCAGGCACAGTTGGCTACATTGAATTGACCCAGTACGGCGAACTCGATTCTGAAGGCAATCCCATTTGGATTGATTTCTACCGTCTGACTGGTGACGATGACGCTCTGATTGTGCCGAAGGGCAATGGCGATATCAGCTTCACCATTGAATACACAACCAGCGATGGCTACAGCAAGGATGATCCGTATCTCACTTACGTCTATAACGCAAGCGGTCGCCTGCTGACATCTTTATCTGAAACCGAAAGCTATGTATTTACCTCCGATGCAAAGCTTAAGGCCGGTGTTTCCGCCGATCACTTCACCATCGTCTTCGACGTGAATGCTGCAGACGGTGCTCCGGTATTCTACAACGATCTCTGGCGTGCTTCTGGCGAATTCGATCTTGATATGGATTATGCGGATCTGGAATTCCCGATGGCATTCCGCGCTGGTTTGCGCCTTGCTGGCTGGGCTCTTGAAAAGGCCCCCGCTGCTAACGCAGATTACTACGACGTATTCACTCCTGAACTGGCCAAGACCTTGGCTAGTGGCAAGGCTGAAAACGTTACCCTGTACGCTGTATGGGAAAACGATCAGTATCAGGAATCCGCAAGAATTACCGTGGCCGACATGGAAAAGGGCTCTGTAACCTTGGAAAATGCCGGCAACAAGTTCGAAATCGACGAATACGGTCTGCTTGTTCCTGCTGTTGAAAATGGCATCGCCTTCAAGGCTAGCTACTCCGTGGCATTGGGATACTCTGCTCCGGTAGGCGCTAGCCTGACCTACGAACTGGATGGCGAAAGCATGACTGTTAACAACGGTATCTTGCTGGTTGAATCCGCCGACGACATTACTCTCGAAATTCCTGCCGAAGCTGACGAGGCAATGCGCTTCGCCTTCGATGTGAACGCAAATGGCGCCAACGTATTCTACGCCGATGGCTGGAAGTTCGAAGGCAGCTTCAACATGGGTGGTACAAACTCTGTATTCCCCGAAGGAATCTATCGTACCGATGCTAAGTTCCTCGGCTGGGCTCTGTCTGCTGAAAGCCGCCGCTACTTCAACGAGTTCGACTCTGAATTCATTGAAGCGGTCAAGTCCATGAAGGATTTGGGCATGAAGGCTGAAGTCCTCTACGCAGTATGGGATACCTACGCCCTTGTAGAAACGGTTCGCCTGACTTCTGGCAGCGAAGAATCCGGTTACTTTACCGTATTCCAGACTGTTGGTGGCGAAAACTTCTACTACGAAGTTGGTGCTGAAGGCTTGGAAGTTCCGGCAACGGAAACTGGCCTGACCTTCAAGGCCTCCTTCGAAACTCGCCCGGGTTACACGATTGCTTCCCAGATGCCTATTATCGTTGAATCTAGCGAAACCAGCCAGATCGAAAATGGTGGTGAATTCAAGGCTGTTGCCAATACGGTTCTTGATGCAGACGCCAATGCCGATCAGTATCGCTTCGCATTCAATGTGAACGCCGGTGACGCTAACGTATTCTACGGCGACTCCTGGAGCAGCACTGGTGAATACAGCATGGCAACACACGAGGAATTCCCCCGCGTAATCTATCAGTCCAACAGGGTGCTGGTGGGTTGGAGCCTGGATTCCGCTGGTGAAGAACTTTACAACGGCATGAACGAAGACCTGGTGACCAAGCTCTCTGACAAGGTGACCACACTCTATGCCGTATGGGAAGATTCCGAAGTTGAAACTTACAAGGTTTCCTTCGCCAATACCGAAGTGGGCGACCTGAAGCTTGTTCAGATTGTTGAAAACGACACCATTGCCTACGAAGTGGGTGATGATGGTCTTGACGTTCCTGTGATCGATGGTGGTTTCAGGTTCAAGGTTGCCTTTATGGCTGGTGCAGACTACACCAACCTGGTAGATGCCGACGAACTCTTCTCCGTTGACGAAAATGGTGAAGAAACCGCTATTGAAGATGAACAGATTGTTGTTGAAAAGGACTTGACTATCGGTATTCCGGTTGCCCTCGAAGTCTTCACGGTTGTGTTTGACGAAAACACCGATCGCAAGAATGTATTCTATGGCTCCGACTGGGTTGCTGGTGGCAAGTACTCTGTTAACGAAGAAGGCAAGGGCAAGCCTCTGCCGCAGTACATCTATACCGCCGACGCTTGCGTCGCTGGCTGGACCTTCGGCTCTGACACTACGGTCTACAGTGACTTTAACGTTGAACTTGCAAATGCCTTCAAGGCTGGCAAGCGCGGTGCTAACGGTTACGAACTGAAGGCCAAGTGGGTTGACGCTGCAACATGCGTCTCCGGCGCCTACATTCCGGCTTACGCATCCGTCTCCCTGGTCTCTGAACACGGTACCGTCGAATTCGTTGAAAAGTCTTCCGAAGGCAATGAACTCGTTCACACCTTCGACAAGAAGGGCAACATGCTGCTGCCTCTCGACTTCGATGGCCAGAAGCTGATCCTCCGCAGTATTGCAGACTCCAGCTTCGTGATGGACTCCCTGGTTCTTGTTCGTGAAAATGGTGATGCCGTTGAAAGCTACACCTACGTTGACGGCAAGCGCATGGACTTCAATATGCAGGGCAAGTTCACTGCATACTACTCCAAGAGCAACAAGACCGATGTTGAAATCGTCGACCTGAAGCTGGAACAGTCCGGCTCCATGATCCGAGTCTCTATCGTAACAAGCGAGTTCGAAGTCACTCGCAATGTTGAAGCTCGCGTAGTGGTAATGGATGCCTTGGGCAATGTAGTTGTTGAAAAGGTGGTGGCTGACTCCATCAAGCAGACTCCGGCAAATCTTGTCTGGACCTCTAGCGAACCTCTGCCCATTGGCGAGTACGTGGTATTCGCGGATCTTTCCGAAGGCGATGACGTTGTCTCTGAATCTAGAAGCTTCAGTGTTGACGGAGCCATCGTTGCTCTCGGTAAGGACAAGTGGCAGATGATCTCCATGGCTATCGTGGA includes:
- a CDS encoding T9SS type A sorting domain-containing protein, giving the protein MVYYVGDKVSSVTYDIADGETALPANLYQVGSKLVGWSFDQNAETGMVNFDNDFIAAYNAATTEEDGAPTKLYAVWSEVKVPTVVIKNADTEKGTLNVIPYGYTEWMPVPADGLEIPMVDGGLSFEVKFAAAEGYAMAADLVAYDQMGKEMAGYIVDGVMTVAENVVIKGVDAVNDYSIKFVVATTDNDIYFASDWESAGEFNVTDKSTLPNNVARSGYVLAGWALTPDAESGIMTLTGDFAKDLSAEEENSLYPVWEANEASVYVIASNNLEAGTLTLSQTVEGNTYDHEVPAEGLKVPAIKNLVLDVSFATSVGYSLNATSAFYTVDAEGNALAALKSGTLTVDGDAIIQAPVFAETYEFAFRVNSGDQRVFYGRTWFEDKSYDLTMEEADRKFSGDIYRTDSCFVGWTFEENGTEYFNEFNAAFLNAAVEYNVAPGVLKDLYAVWSEDCGEQKNVTVKLANADAGIITLTQSVSKTSWNVDLDETGLEIPAVKGIDFTVAIEINAGYTADGDWAYYMIVDEKQELVGDKFVVEPSLPEVMLLNVPAVEDPSVEFAFDANAGSANVFYGADWRASGSFYLGCDIPEFPKDVYRTDSVWKGWAFTANGSETFTKFDISFIKAMRAAKDLGLNTKTLYAIWTAPEVEIETVDVSVSFKNASSGKITLSQMVDEYNEVKTEYDLTSGQKLAVPVVEGGLVFNANATTTDGFDLEGDYPIVLMDAQGVELDSIANDGTVTISAATNVAVKVYAPDEYIFLDVNVAADVNLFFDSDWVDYVIADVDSNNALPMNLYRGDAVLAGWALTADASVSDAVQEFSADMLKKMVEQNEYKLYAVWKSGNDNIYVVTNTDADKGSMTLTRMVGDDSYEYEVPSAGLKIPAEVANDLYVPAFTLTAIGYEWNDGAYKAVVGTEETAIPEAGFKIESDVAIAAPISQLGFEIVFDSYIPDDRVFFGKNWTNRAIDMTFDVGFASKFPMDIYRVGYCLEGWTINPNATEDEPVFTEFSEDFVKAALETYADDYAGKVYTKWAACENETYRISADAGTVGYIELTQYGELDSEGNPIWIDFYRLTGDDDALIVPKGNGDISFTIEYTTSDGYSKDDPYLTYVYNASGRLLTSLSETESYVFTSDAKLKAGVSADHFTIVFDVNAADGAPVFYNDLWRASGEFDLDMDYADLEFPMAFRAGLRLAGWALEKAPAANADYYDVFTPELAKTLASGKAENVTLYAVWENDQYQESARITVADMEKGSVTLENAGNKFEIDEYGLLVPAVENGIAFKASYSVALGYSAPVGASLTYELDGESMTVNNGILLVESADDITLEIPAEADEAMRFAFDVNANGANVFYADGWKFEGSFNMGGTNSVFPEGIYRTDAKFLGWALSAESRRYFNEFDSEFIEAVKSMKDLGMKAEVLYAVWDTYALVETVRLTSGSEESGYFTVFQTVGGENFYYEVGAEGLEVPATETGLTFKASFETRPGYTIASQMPIIVESSETSQIENGGEFKAVANTVLDADANADQYRFAFNVNAGDANVFYGDSWSSTGEYSMATHEEFPRVIYQSNRVLVGWSLDSAGEELYNGMNEDLVTKLSDKVTTLYAVWEDSEVETYKVSFANTEVGDLKLVQIVENDTIAYEVGDDGLDVPVIDGGFRFKVAFMAGADYTNLVDADELFSVDENGEETAIEDEQIVVEKDLTIGIPVALEVFTVVFDENTDRKNVFYGSDWVAGGKYSVNEEGKGKPLPQYIYTADACVAGWTFGSDTTVYSDFNVELANAFKAGKRGANGYELKAKWVDAATCVSGAYIPAYASVSLVSEHGTVEFVEKSSEGNELVHTFDKKGNMLLPLDFDGQKLILRSIADSSFVMDSLVLVRENGDAVESYTYVDGKRMDFNMQGKFTAYYSKSNKTDVEIVDLKLEQSGSMIRVSIVTSEFEVTRNVEARVVVMDALGNVVVEKVVADSIKQTPANLVWTSSEPLPIGEYVVFADLSEGDDVVSESRSFSVDGAIVALGKDKWQMISMAIVDTSAIIWDDDPKFFWWDEVGEPGEFWQYKEFTKHDEVVAERGYWYSSLEGRDLPLNMDVKPVTKDVTWDLDSLVSGWNLVANPYGWSVDLYNANKDKYAQFDEDAEVQFLRYDEEIENYAPVYVLKPYEAVWAAVKSHTTWTLKAEAEFASDVAKDFPEMDKEDISKDSTSVSVSKRKALAKANSKNKWSMQAVLSDNNGRKDFWNILGVSDRPFVSAEPPAPMGDHVSLSVLEGKKAFAKSFKKVADSYEWQISMAASSDRFGYLSLEGVAGVKSLGYHVYVTIDGKTTEVLDGDQIRVALKAKATTATINVTEGRLNTVVASINGLRMTQGAGKVNVGFNVDDGLAGSRTVVDIVNLDGKVMATYSTKAEAGYNLLHLDAPKSGLYMLRVRVASQQVAGKIMVR